The following coding sequences lie in one Fusobacterium sp. DD2 genomic window:
- a CDS encoding XRE family transcriptional regulator: protein MKSGEFLKKCRIKLGLSLRALSGASGVSHTQIADLENGVNFGTYEKIDKILDALKLTSEEKELYYRMRDLEKTPVSVKEELEKLQRQVNYYKNMKLDSNAEIEFKRKIIPIYSNICAGNGGCEADIISHITVPVDGIFTGDVFAVRVDGDSMEHTIEDKSIVFIKKDVEVPNNRIGAFILNNESYLKRLCKMGDSIFLRSDNRDYPDIHVQPNDDFIVVGRYIGTIMNTDE from the coding sequence ATGAAGTCAGGAGAATTTTTAAAAAAATGCAGAATAAAATTAGGACTTTCATTAAGAGCTTTAAGTGGAGCGTCAGGTGTATCTCATACTCAGATAGCAGACTTAGAAAATGGTGTAAACTTTGGTACTTACGAAAAAATAGATAAAATCTTAGATGCTTTGAAGTTAACATCAGAAGAAAAGGAGTTATATTATAGGATGAGAGATCTTGAAAAAACTCCTGTGTCTGTGAAAGAAGAACTTGAAAAGTTACAAAGACAAGTCAATTATTATAAAAATATGAAACTCGATTCTAATGCAGAGATAGAATTTAAAAGAAAAATTATACCTATATATAGTAATATATGTGCAGGAAATGGTGGCTGTGAAGCAGATATAATTAGTCATATTACTGTACCAGTAGATGGTATTTTTACTGGAGATGTATTTGCAGTAAGAGTAGATGGGGATAGTATGGAGCATACAATAGAGGATAAATCTATTGTGTTCATAAAAAAAGATGTAGAAGTACCTAATAATCGTATAGGGGCATTTATTCTAAATAATGAGTCTTATCTAAAAAGATTGTGTAAAATGGGAGATAGTATATTTTTAAGGAGTGACAACAGGGATTATCCAGATATTCATGTACAACCAAATGATGACTTTATTGTTGTTGGGAGATATATTGGGACTATTATGAATACTGATGAATGA
- a CDS encoding helix-turn-helix transcriptional regulator: protein MTLKKYLKKNNISQTFLSKKLKIRKQTVSTQLKYWENGGTPTLKSIIAWSNALNISSTKFLEMLLSK, encoded by the coding sequence ATGACTTTAAAAAAATATCTAAAAAAAAATAACATTTCTCAAACCTTCTTATCTAAAAAATTAAAAATAAGAAAACAAACAGTTTCTACACAGCTAAAATATTGGGAAAACGGTGGAACTCCCACATTAAAATCTATCATTGCTTGGAGTAATGCTCTTAATATTTCTAGTACAAAATTTTTGGAAATGTTATTAAGTAAATAA
- a CDS encoding XRE family transcriptional regulator, translated as MSTLAIIVKKLREEKGISQLELAKKAGIGSGTLGDIETGRSRGSRKTLDKIIKALQLNETERLKIDSAFLGRDLSNVHRIGDTLIKIPVRAITSAGNGCLNFEENIKSIAIRKNGFDSNCYLIEVSGTSMEPLIQDGAYIVVDPREVDIIDGKIYVVTFDGQTYIKKVFRNEQLKAIILKSVNPQFEDIYIVEEMLNGFSVKGRAVKFILEGKL; from the coding sequence TTGAGTACTTTAGCTATTATTGTAAAAAAATTAAGAGAAGAGAAAGGAATCAGTCAACTGGAACTTGCAAAGAAAGCTGGTATTGGTAGCGGAACACTTGGAGATATTGAAACTGGTAGAAGTCGTGGCAGTAGAAAAACTCTAGATAAAATTATAAAGGCTCTACAGTTAAACGAAACTGAGAGATTGAAAATAGATTCTGCTTTTTTAGGAAGGGATTTATCAAACGTGCATAGAATAGGTGATACTCTAATTAAAATTCCAGTTCGTGCAATCACCTCTGCAGGTAATGGATGCCTTAATTTTGAAGAAAATATAAAATCAATTGCAATTAGAAAAAATGGATTTGATTCCAATTGTTATTTGATAGAAGTTTCAGGAACATCTATGGAACCACTTATTCAAGATGGAGCATATATAGTAGTGGATCCAAGAGAAGTTGATATTATTGATGGAAAAATATATGTGGTTACTTTTGATGGTCAAACATACATAAAGAAAGTTTTTAGAAATGAACAACTTAAAGCAATAATATTAAAAAGTGTCAATCCACAATTTGAAGATATCTATATAGTGGAAGAAATGTTAAATGGGTTTTCTGTTAAAGGAAGAGCAGTTAAGTTTATATTAGAGGGAAAGTTATAA
- a CDS encoding XRE family transcriptional regulator, whose product MKAGEYIKSIRKQRGLSLRQVAYKTGLSHSYISDIEKGNLVGTNETHEKILSGLNFNEQEKNHFYQLLIEDKAVPPYIVEKIKKLEKEIENLNKDSITNVHVTEKNKKIPVFSNICAGNGGCEADIISHITVPVDGIFTGDVFAVRVDGDSMEHTIEDKSIVFIKKDVEVPNNRIGAFILNNESYLKRLCKMGDSIFLRSDNRDYPDIHVQPSDDFIVVGRYIGTIMNTDE is encoded by the coding sequence ATGAAAGCTGGAGAATATATCAAATCGATTAGAAAACAGAGGGGATTATCATTAAGGCAAGTTGCTTATAAGACAGGATTATCTCACAGTTATATTTCAGACATTGAAAAGGGGAACTTAGTTGGAACTAATGAAACTCATGAAAAAATACTGAGTGGATTAAATTTCAATGAACAAGAAAAAAATCATTTTTATCAATTATTAATTGAGGATAAAGCAGTTCCACCATATATTGTTGAAAAAATAAAAAAATTGGAAAAAGAAATTGAAAATTTGAATAAAGATTCTATTACTAATGTACATGTAACAGAAAAAAATAAAAAAATTCCAGTTTTTAGTAATATATGTGCAGGAAATGGTGGCTGTGAAGCAGATATAATTAGTCATATTACTGTACCAGTAGATGGTATTTTTACTGGAGATGTATTTGCAGTAAGAGTAGATGGGGATAGTATGGAGCATACAATAGAGGATAAATCTATTGTGTTTATAAAGAAAGATGTAGAAGTCCCTAATAATCGTATAGGGGCATTTATTCTAAATAATGAGTCTTATCTAAAAAGATTGTGTAAAATGGGAGATAGTATATTTTTAAGGAGTGACAACAGGGATTATCCAGATATTCATGTACAACCAAGTGACGACTTTATTGTTGTTGGGAGATATATTGGGACTATTATGAATACTGATGAATAA
- a CDS encoding replication protein, whose translation MAIIKIKTRQNPYLQIDKTGINDPNLSFKATGLLAYLVGLPADWKIVLEQLATAKSDGLASCKAALKELRANNYCHYFEIRKSGKVVETFYMIYEVPTPFTEQIEQELLDDIDDKENAYKILYKAVNSKDSISECSQPKVDFPLAAKPLAENHRLQINNITNNTINKNHDHEEHDLDVFEKLFKEEFNINFTLTNQKAIKKLLLKQSEQKVIDYLVELYSNLKSTPGVKNIAALFSSKLKKGERQITKKEREKILEKEKPVNIASPEEIRKKLRERCNYYLNLWTISHNKNNSINRYKHDTEIYKNLYPELVQEYEIKLKKALSGGSK comes from the coding sequence ATGGCTATTATTAAGATAAAAACTAGACAAAACCCTTATTTACAAATAGATAAAACAGGAATAAATGATCCTAACTTAAGTTTTAAAGCTACTGGACTTCTAGCTTATTTAGTTGGTTTACCTGCTGACTGGAAGATTGTTTTAGAGCAACTTGCAACAGCTAAAAGTGATGGACTAGCTTCTTGTAAAGCAGCATTGAAAGAGTTGAGAGCAAATAATTATTGCCACTATTTTGAAATAAGAAAAAGTGGAAAGGTAGTTGAAACATTTTATATGATTTATGAAGTCCCAACTCCTTTCACAGAACAAATAGAACAGGAACTCTTAGATGATATTGATGATAAAGAAAATGCATACAAAATACTATATAAAGCTGTAAATTCTAAAGATAGCATTTCTGAGTGTTCTCAACCGAAAGTCGATTTTCCGTTAGCGGCTAAACCGCTAGCAGAAAATCATCGACTACAAATAAATAATATAACAAATAATACAATTAACAAAAATCATGATCATGAAGAACATGACCTTGATGTTTTTGAAAAACTTTTTAAAGAAGAATTTAATATTAATTTTACCTTAACCAATCAAAAAGCAATAAAAAAATTATTGCTAAAACAAAGTGAACAAAAAGTAATAGATTACTTAGTAGAATTATATTCAAATCTAAAATCAACTCCAGGAGTTAAGAACATAGCTGCATTATTTAGTTCAAAGTTAAAAAAGGGAGAAAGGCAAATAACTAAAAAAGAAAGAGAAAAGATTCTTGAAAAAGAAAAACCAGTAAATATAGCATCTCCTGAAGAGATAAGAAAAAAATTAAGAGAACGTTGTAATTATTATCTCAATCTATGGACAATCAGTCACAATAAAAATAATTCTATCAATCGATACAAACATGATACTGAAATATATAAGAATTTATATCCTGAGCTAGTTCAAGAGTATGAAATAAAATTAAAAAAGGCACTTTCAGGAGGGAGTAAATGA
- a CDS encoding AAA family ATPase produces MIIKINNFKIIEISTQKFGNFVFSDSVNIISGNNKQGKSTLIKSIMYTLGFSVKKWADNFDRKDFIYILNINIGDRTHEIIRMSDKAWFINEKVYDLSDYRKFLKHELNITSELIGKDTHSHIPYPTDLFLFNYVDQDDSYNDLFKGNHQSRTMYDKNELEKIYKEYIGLSNDDILKLQNYVKVLRNEKNDLINKQKLLKNLLEKHETKKLELISFSVEEYKKEIEKIETSINEFLLERNKLEREKFKILNNLKEYDFEKIQLENLYDELEKNTASVKCKFCNSKLNQTFEQRYERELSKTSIVVQYVELKNLIKEEENKLKKNNEKIEICEKKLLEIQELFSNSKSNLKFAEIIENNVKFGIIRGLNDEYTYNANQIDDKERLISDTKKNIDVMKKEQEEYEKEIKNFYHAKIKEVNSLFPQDDASYFENRFMMFQNKKTGSDSNISLVIGYYIYFSILVKYSKIKFPIIWDTFIKEALDTSNAEGLEKLINEHVLKLNTQIICSNIPETDKDIKIKNIEKYNVIEIKEEICNTALGDTEKELLDKIFYILK; encoded by the coding sequence ATGATAATTAAAATTAATAATTTTAAGATTATAGAAATTAGTACCCAAAAATTTGGGAATTTTGTATTCTCAGACTCTGTAAATATAATTTCAGGAAATAATAAACAAGGAAAATCAACTCTGATCAAGTCTATTATGTATACTTTGGGATTTTCTGTAAAAAAATGGGCGGATAACTTTGATAGAAAAGATTTTATTTATATACTGAATATTAATATTGGAGATAGAACACATGAGATTATTCGCATGAGTGATAAGGCTTGGTTTATCAACGAAAAAGTATATGACTTAAGTGATTATAGAAAATTTTTAAAACATGAATTGAATATTACTTCAGAGTTGATAGGGAAAGATACACATAGCCATATTCCTTATCCTACTGATTTATTTTTATTTAATTATGTTGATCAAGATGATTCCTATAATGATTTATTTAAAGGGAATCATCAGTCAAGAACAATGTATGACAAAAATGAATTAGAAAAAATATATAAAGAATATATAGGATTGTCAAATGATGATATCTTAAAATTACAAAATTATGTAAAAGTATTAAGAAATGAAAAGAATGATTTAATAAATAAACAAAAATTATTAAAAAATTTATTAGAAAAACATGAAACTAAAAAACTAGAACTCATTAGTTTTAGTGTAGAAGAATATAAGAAAGAAATAGAAAAAATAGAAACTTCAATAAATGAGTTTTTATTAGAAAGAAATAAACTAGAGAGGGAAAAATTTAAGATTTTAAACAACTTAAAAGAATACGATTTTGAGAAAATTCAACTTGAAAATTTGTATGATGAGTTAGAGAAAAATACCGCTAGTGTAAAATGTAAATTTTGTAACTCCAAGTTAAATCAAACATTTGAACAGAGGTATGAGCGAGAATTAAGTAAAACATCAATAGTCGTTCAATATGTAGAATTGAAAAATTTGATAAAAGAAGAGGAAAATAAACTCAAAAAAAATAATGAAAAAATAGAAATATGTGAAAAAAAATTACTGGAAATTCAGGAGCTTTTTAGTAATTCAAAGTCGAATTTAAAATTTGCTGAAATAATTGAAAATAATGTAAAATTTGGCATAATTAGGGGACTAAATGATGAATACACATACAATGCAAATCAAATTGATGATAAAGAAAGATTAATTTCAGATACAAAAAAAAATATAGATGTGATGAAAAAAGAACAAGAAGAATATGAAAAGGAAATAAAAAATTTCTATCATGCTAAAATAAAAGAAGTGAATAGTTTATTTCCACAAGATGATGCTTCTTATTTTGAAAATAGATTTATGATGTTTCAAAATAAGAAAACTGGTTCAGATAGTAATATATCGTTAGTTATTGGTTATTATATATACTTTTCTATTCTAGTGAAATACTCTAAGATAAAATTTCCAATAATTTGGGATACATTCATAAAAGAAGCATTAGATACTTCGAATGCGGAAGGACTAGAGAAATTAATTAATGAACATGTATTAAAACTAAATACTCAAATTATTTGTTCTAATATACCTGAAACAGATAAAGATATAAAGATTAAAAATATTGAGAAATACAATGTAATTGAAATAAAAGAGGAAATCTGTAATACAGCACTTGGAGATACAGAAAAAGAATTACTAGATAAGATATTCTATATTTTAAAATAA
- a CDS encoding dsDNA nuclease domain-containing protein, whose protein sequence is MNKLEKAAADYEDNGGKLAIRGYNFQTYAAIFFMMALHKHGYQFKLAAEKTDDIWLENLTLNKKYKMQVKSEKLTPNKIITSNKDNDRSILWKLVLNSEPHDYITLVFGQERGDNLKKICKNIDVNLGIPSFTLDSERYEKDMLSKTDKQNYKKVKDLLDEYQYPQNKLIFHELPFTVKSDNCFNYLCSYCSNDYEHQLEKIQMSKEQIYSIAGTIYHAIDESSQIEFFTNMIFESVQNKNEKDKFTELIIKNIESYKGPIWHRKLMNVKGEYLENRILYHEILSFIKIDDSLCDISFIDYFNQNLKLIEMNLDEIQKKRINIYIITWYIIDKIVEKEIGEYDN, encoded by the coding sequence ATGAATAAATTAGAAAAAGCAGCTGCTGATTATGAAGATAATGGTGGGAAATTAGCAATTAGGGGATATAATTTTCAAACATATGCAGCCATTTTTTTTATGATGGCACTCCATAAACATGGATATCAATTTAAACTTGCAGCAGAAAAAACAGATGATATATGGCTTGAAAACTTAACATTGAATAAAAAATATAAAATGCAAGTAAAATCAGAAAAGTTAACCCCAAATAAAATTATTACTTCTAATAAAGATAACGACAGGTCAATTTTATGGAAATTAGTTTTAAATAGTGAACCGCATGATTACATTACTTTAGTATTTGGGCAAGAAAGAGGAGATAACCTAAAAAAAATATGTAAAAATATTGATGTAAATTTAGGGATACCTAGTTTTACTTTAGATTCTGAACGATATGAAAAAGATATGTTATCTAAAACAGACAAACAAAATTATAAGAAAGTTAAAGATTTATTAGATGAATATCAATATCCACAAAATAAATTAATATTTCATGAACTCCCATTTACAGTTAAATCGGATAATTGTTTTAATTATTTATGCTCTTATTGTTCAAATGATTATGAGCACCAGTTAGAGAAAATTCAAATGAGTAAAGAACAAATATATAGCATTGCTGGAACTATATATCATGCAATTGATGAAAGTTCACAAATTGAATTTTTTACTAATATGATATTTGAGAGTGTACAAAATAAAAATGAAAAAGATAAGTTTACTGAATTAATTATAAAAAATATAGAATCTTATAAAGGACCTATATGGCATCGAAAATTAATGAATGTTAAAGGAGAATATTTAGAAAATAGAATTTTATATCACGAAATATTAAGTTTTATAAAAATAGATGATAGTCTATGTGATATTTCATTTATAGATTATTTTAATCAAAATCTCAAATTAATAGAAATGAATTTAGATGAAATTCAGAAAAAAAGGATTAACATTTACATTATTACATGGTATATTATAGATAAAATTGTAGAAAAGGAGATTGGAGAATATGATAATTAA
- a CDS encoding ParA family protein — MAAIILIKANKGGVGKSWITLQLAHHFAIKNKKVLILTSDSQNNIPDFAGVNINTHADLEEWILNGNSELIELRNNLFYIPFHSVNLDDSLKHKFEIFIDTIKTEFDYIFIDSTPVLNLDNIFIGVADKIVIPTFLDMVTMNSILTLLDTVPAEKVKAIIPNRTGRCSLEKVYFESLKDILGNLIYLSVPIRQSALISKMIDQGKTIWESKSRAAIELQSTFYPVLEVIKNE; from the coding sequence ATGGCAGCAATAATATTAATTAAAGCAAATAAAGGAGGTGTTGGTAAGAGTTGGATCACACTCCAACTGGCACATCACTTTGCAATTAAAAATAAAAAAGTATTAATTTTAACATCAGATTCTCAAAATAATATTCCTGATTTTGCTGGTGTGAATATAAATACTCATGCTGACCTTGAAGAATGGATTTTAAATGGTAATAGTGAACTAATAGAGCTAAGAAACAATCTATTCTATATCCCTTTTCATTCTGTTAATTTAGACGACTCTCTAAAACACAAGTTTGAGATTTTTATAGATACTATTAAAACAGAATTTGACTATATCTTTATCGATTCTACACCAGTACTAAATTTAGACAATATTTTTATAGGTGTAGCTGATAAGATTGTTATCCCAACTTTCTTAGATATGGTTACAATGAATTCTATCTTAACTTTACTTGATACAGTCCCAGCTGAAAAAGTTAAAGCTATAATCCCTAATAGAACTGGAAGATGCAGTCTTGAAAAAGTATATTTTGAATCCTTAAAAGATATTTTAGGAAATCTCATATATCTTTCTGTTCCAATACGTCAATCTGCACTAATTTCAAAGATGATTGACCAGGGAAAAACAATTTGGGAGAGTAAATCAAGAGCAGCTATAGAATTACAATCTACCTTTTATCCAGTCTTGGAAGTGATAAAAAATGAGTAA